ACGCCCGGCATGGTCTCCACGACCAGATCGCCCGGTTTTTGTGCCATGTGAAAGGCATAAATATTGGCAAAAGCCCGGTCAAAGGCCGCTTTCTTATCTTCCGAAAGCGGCACATCTTCCGCGGCAGGGACCGGTATCACAAGCGGATCGGGGAGAAAACCGTCAAATTTCTGCGTATATGACTGCAGGGCCACATCCCCCTGTGTTTTCACTGCCTGAATAATTTCCCGAACGGTTGGTTCAATCCGGTCGAAATCCACGGCTGTGCGTTTGCAGAGCGCTTTGATTTCTTCTGCGTTCAGGTTTTTATACGTGAAGACTTTCATTATACATCCCGCTTAGTTGATCATATTTTGGATGGGAAGCATCACAATGCCCGTTGCCCCGGCAGCTTTGAGCTCTTCCATCACTTCCCAGAATTTCGCAATCGGAATTACGGTGTGTATGGCAATCATGCTCGGGTCGGCGAGCGGCAGCACGGTCGGACTGTTGAGCGCGGGAATGATGCGGGTGATGGTATCAAGCGCTTCCTTCGGGGCATTCATCATGATGTAGCGGCTGTTTTCGGCAAGCAGCTGCCCTTCGATCCGGACGAGGAATTTCTCAATGAGGTCAACTTTGTGCTGCGGCAGCGGCTTGTTGGTACGGATGAGCTGCGACTGACTTTGCAGGATGGTCTCGAGTTCGCGCAATCCGTTGGTTTTGAGTGTACTGCCGGTCGAAACAAGGTCACAGATGGCGTCAGCGACATCAAGGCGGGGCGTGATTTCCACTGCGCCTGAAATTTTGATGATGTGCACATCAAGCCCAAGGGAATCAAAAAACTTGCGGGTAAGCACCGGGTAACTTGTGGCAATGCGCCTGCCCCCTAACTCCTTAGCCGAGTTGATGTTCCGGCTTACGGGGCTCGCAATCGAAAGACGGCAATGACCAAAATCGAGGTCTTTTAAAATGGTGATATCGGCCTGTGTTTCGAGGGTAACATTTGCCCCGACAACACCGAGGTCGCAGATGCCGTCCTGCACATACTCGGGAATGTCATCATCACGGATGAGCAGCAGTTCAACATCAAAATTAAGGGCTTTTACGAGCAGCCGGTTTTTGTAACCATCGAAGCGGATGCCGATGTTTTCGAGCAGGGTAATGGTTTTTTCTGTGAGCCTTCCGCTTTTTTGGATGGCAATTCGCAGGGTTTGTACAGGTTCCAAAAAGGTTAATTATTTAGTGTTCAAGGGGTACCGGAACAAAAAAGCCGGTCTGATTTCAGGATAGCGAATCAGCCGGCAGTCATCTCGGTATTAAACGAAGCGTATTAGATTTACGTTCAGGATGGGGTCATCAGACTGACAGGCTTAGTGCACCACGCATGATGCAGGTGATGATGACGGATACGATGATGTGTCGATGCCTGGGCCTTATCCCCTATCAGACAAATTTCATACACGCGCCCGGTCATTGCCTGCGCGGGAACAGCTTTGAAGTACAGCGTATCGGTAAAGTTTTCATATTTTCTCATGGCTGCGAATATAGTCAGATTAAGACCACCAATTCATGCTGTCTTCAAACGCAAAACATCTCTTTACAAATGCTGCCAAAGCTCTGAGTTTCACTTCGAAAAACCGCAGTTCAGGCCCCGGTGAAGACCGAAGCCCGTGTCACCCTACTCCTTATTCACACCTGTGAATGGCAAAATCTCAGGCGCGCTCAACTTCAAAATGAGGCGATAATTTGCTATTTTAACCAACTTTGCAAAAAACGATCTAACCACCTACATGAAGCACATCCGCAACTTTTGTATTATTGCTCACATTGATCACGGTAAAAGCACCCTGGCCGACCGGCTGCTTGAGCGCACCGGCACCATTACTGAACGCGAAATGCAGAATCAGGTGCTCGACGACATGGATCTTGAGCGTGAGCGCGGTATTACCATCAAGAGTCACGCCATTAAAATGGACTACACCGCCCGCGACGGTCAGAAATATATTTTCAACCTGATCGACACACCGGGTCACGTGGACTTTGCCTACGAAGTATCCCGCGCGCTGAAAGCCTGTGAAGGCGCCGTTTTGGTTGTAGATGCCGCACAGGGTGTTGAAGCGCAAACCATTTCAAATTTATATCAGGCGATTGAGCAGAATCTGGAAATCATCCCGGTACTGAACAAAATTGACCTGCCCGGTGCTGATGTGGAAGGCTCCGCACAGCAGGTGATGGATCTGATTGGGTGTGAGCGTGAAGATATTCTGCACGTATCCGGTAAAACCGGACTTGGGGTAGATGAGCTTCTCGAACACCTTATTCATAAAGTTCCCGCTCCCAAGGGCGGCCCTAACAAACCGCTTAAAGCCCTGATTTTCGACTCCGTTTTCAATTCCTACCGGGGTTCTATTGTTTATGTGCGGATTATGGATGGCGTGCTCCGCAAGGGCGATCGCATGAATTTCATGGCTGTCGAGCAGGATTACGACGCCGATGAAATCGGTTATCTCCGCATGAAAATGACGCCTTGTGATGAACTCAAAGCAGGTGAAGTCGGCTACATCATCGGCAGCGTAAAATCTCTGGCCGATACCAAAGTTGGTGATACCATCACAACGGTAAAAAACGGCGCTACGGAACCCATCCCGGGATACAAGGACGTCAAGCCGATGGTATTCAGCGGGATTTACCCGACCAACAGCGAAGATTTTGAAAGCCTGCGTTCTGCGCTCGAAAAGCTCAAGCTGAACGACGCTTCCCTGAACTATGTGCCCGAAACTTCCGCTGCGCTCGGTTTCGGTTTCCGGGCCGGGTTCCTGGGCATGCTTCACATGGAAATCGTGCAGGAGCGCCTCGACCGTGAATTCGATATGGATATCATCACAACGGTCCCCAACGTAGAGTATGAAATCCAAACAACGGGTGGTAAACGCATTGCGGTTGATAACCCGAGCGACATGCCAGAGCCGGGGCTGATCGATAAAATTTACGAGCCCTACATCAAAGCACAGATAATTGCACCGGCAGAGTACATCGGTGCCATCATGAAACTTTGTCAGGAACGCCGCGGGGTGTACATCAACACCATGTACCTTGACGCGACCCGCGTTGATCTCACCTATGAGCTGCCCATGGCGGAAGTCGTTTTCGATTTTTATGACAGACTCAAGAGCTCAACCCGCGGCTATGCCTCCCTCGACTACGAGTTCATTGGTCAGCGGCCAGGCAATATGGTGAAGCTCGACATCCTCCTGAACGGCGAACCCGTTGACGCCCTCTCGAGCATTGTGCACCGCGACAAAGCCTACGAATGGGGCAAGAAACTTTGCGCCAAGCTCAAAGAGCTCATCCCGAGACAGATGTACGAAGTCGCGATTCAGGCGGCCATCGGCAAGAAAGTCATCGCCCGTGACACCATCCGCGCCATGCGCAAAGACGTAATCGCCAAATGTTACGGGGGCGATATCACCCGGAAACGCAAGTTGCTCGAGAAGCAGAAAGAAGGAAAGAAAAGAATGAAGCAGGTGGGCTCGGTAGAAATACCACAGGAAGCCTTTCTCGCCGTTCTTTCTATGAACGACAACTGATTTCTTTCGCTCCCCTCATCCAAAATTCAGAAAAGTATTTTTAATGACATTTTCCAGGCTGACCTTTATCATCGGCTTTTTCAGCGTATTATTTTTTACGGGCGCGTTGTCTCAAACGCAGCAAGCCTTCGCGCAGCAGACTGACGCCTTCACCGAAGCGGAAATTATCAAGGTTGAACGTGTTGACGCGGCAACTTTCGAGCGCCGGTTCCGCAACACGCGCTGGACAGGACAGGGTATGCAGGGCATTACCGATATTGACCGTATTCCTTCGATGGAATTGCGGGCGAGACTGCAAACCGTTTTTGGCGACCCCACCCGGACGCTCGACGACCTTGCTTTTCGCCCGAATTTCCGGATGGCCGAAGCCATTCAATACGAATACTGGTTCATCGTAAACGACCGCTACCCGATGATGATCCTCGATATTGACGGTCCGTTTGCACGCGGCCTTGTTTACGCGGTATCGGTGAGCTACATCGACCTCATGCCGCAAATCAAGCGGGCGCTCTCCCGCATGATTATGGAGCCGACAGAGCTCGAAGAATTTACTGATGTTTTCTATTCGCCTGAACGCAGCAACTGGTACGAAATATCATTTCAGGACGGCGAATTCAACTATGTTGAAATACCGCAGCCTCAGCGATTCCGAAACGTCCGCTTCAACTGATATGCGCAGCTAAACCCAAAGCAGCCTGCCTCTTAAATCCGGCCCGTTCATACGGTCGGATTTCTTATTTTTGGCGGGTGCAGGTTTCTCACAACATCACTCACTGAATTCCATACCATTGGCCGACAAAAAAAAGATCTCGGGCCGGGCTGAGCGGGCCCGCAAACGCACCAAGGACAGCAGCAGTAAACAGGCGCAGGCAAAAACCTGGGCCCGCGAATGGGGAGAAGCCCTCATCTGGGCACTCGCTGCAGCAGTCATCATCCGCGCCCTGTTTTTCGGCGCGTACCGTATCCCGACCCCATCCATGGAAACAACGCTGATGACCGGCGATTTCCTCCTCGTTTCCAAAATGCACTACGGCGCCCGCACCCCGCAATCTGTAGGCATTCCGTTTACCGGCGTACACCTGCCCAACCTCCGGCTCCCATCCACACGACTCCCCGGCTTCTCCTCCATCAAGCGAAACGACATCGTTGTTTTCAATTACCCGATTGATGACGGCATTCCTTCACAAAAAACCAATTACATCAAACGAGCCGTCGGCATGCCCGCCGATACCCTGGAAATAGCAGACAAAATGCTGTTCGTAAACCATGAGCCGGCTGAAATGTTTGAAACCCTGCAGTTCATCCACGAAATAACGCCCCTTGACGGTCTGCGAATCAGTACGGAGCGCCTCCGGAATGCGGGCGCTACCGTTATCGGCACAAGGGGCCCGCAGGGAGAGCGGCTGTTCGCGCACATGTCACCAACGGTAGCCCGTGAAGTTGAATCATGGGGGAGCGTCGAAGCTGTTGAGCTGTTCTTAAATCAGAGCGGCGGGTTCAGCACCAACTTCCGCTTTGTGCGCGGGCTGTCTGAAAACAGTACCGAGAACATGCCGCAAATTGTTGTGCCCTTCAGCGGACAGGAAGTCGCACTGAATACGGATAACATTGGCCTCTATGCTGACATTATTGAGCGGTATGAAGGCAACCGGCTCGATGTTCGCGGCGATCGAATCCTAATCAACGGCGTAGAACGCAACCGCTACACCATACAGCGCGATTACTACTTCATGATGGGCGACAACCGCGACAACAGCGAAGACAGCCGCGCATGGGGCTTCGTACCCGACGATCACATCGTCGGTAAAGCCTGGGTCATCTATTTTTCCATCGACGGAAGAAGCCCGAGATTTAACCGGATTCTGCGGTCGATACACTGACCGTCTCTGCCCCCCTTTTCCAGGCAACCTCGCTCAGTGGGGTTGCTTTTTTTTCGCAAACAACCCGAAATCCGGCTCAGGATGCAATTCCCCTATCCGTTTATTTGGGGGAAACTCCGAGAGCATCACGGTCTGCATTGCTGGTTCCAGGCATCCCAAATCGGTCTCATAGCGCCTTGCTTTTTTTGCCTGTTACACGCTGACGGAACGCGGATTGGGCGGATTTAAACGGATTTATGCGGATTGACGGTTGGGGCCTCCGTCCCGTACCATGTATCCACACAAATCAAAATCGTATATTTGGGGTAACAAAGCTGTTATTATCACGGCACTTATCAACTCCCCTCTTGAGAGGGGTGGCCCCTGTATGAGCCCGTTAGGGCTTCAATACCATGAACAGTTTGTGTACCCTTTCAAAGCCCCGATGCTGGCGGGCCGGGGTGTGGAGATGCTGCCCGAAGGCATGATACCATTTACCACAACAGCTACATTTAATTGGGCACCCTACGGCAGGAAACCAAAAATCAACCACAAACCCGTCATCCCGGAAACGCCCACACAGAAACAAGTAGCTGCGCAAAAACACAGCCAGCGTTATCCGGGATCTGCCAACTTCAGCCTGCGACCATGCCAGACTCCAGCACCCCAACGCTGTACCGGACTTTGTGGAACCGGCATCCCAAGCGAAAAAAAGATCGCGGCAGGTCTCGGCTTGGTAGATCCCGGATAATGCTGCACGAGGTTTCGTGCGGGTAATTCAACACCGTGCCGCAGCATTTCCGGGATGCCGGGTTGGAGTGGGAAGGCGTGGAATTGCAGTGCTTAATAGGTACGCAATGCAGACCCACATCCTACAGGCATATTTACCCCTCCCTCCTGCCCCGATCCGATTAGCCGGTTTAGGGTAAATCCTGTATTTTTATGCATGTCAACCTTTACAATCCGAAATTCCAACAACATGTCTGACTGGTGGAAAAAAGCTGTTATCTATCACATTTACCCGCGTAGCTTCATGGATGCCAACGGGGATGGCATTGGTGACCTCAAAGGTATCCGGAAGCGCCTCGACTACCTGAAATGGCTCGGGGCCGACGCCATCTGGATCTCGCCGGTGTATCCCTCACCCATGGCCGACTTCGGCTATGACGTCACCGATCACTGCGATATCGATCCCATTTTTGGCAGTATTGCCGACATGGACGCCCTCATCGCACACGCGCATGAACGCCGCCTGAAAGTGATTCTCGACTTTGTACCCAATCACACCTCCAACGAGCACCCCTGGTTTCTGGAATCCAAAAGCAGCCGCGACAACCCCAAACGCGACTGGTACTACTGGAAAGACCCTGCCCCTGGTGGCGGTCCGCCCAACAACTGGCTGAGCCGCTTCGACGGAAAATCTGCCTGGAAATGGGATGAGCAAACCGGACAGTATTACCTGCACACCTTCCTCGAAGAACAGCCCGACCTGAACTGGCGGAACCCCGAAGTGAAATCGGCCATGACCGACATCCTCCGGTTTTGGTTCAGGCGCGGCGTTGACGGCTTCCGGGTTGATGTATCCTACCGCGTCATGAAACACCGCGACTTTGCCGATAACCCCGTCAATCCGGACTGGAAGCCGGGCATGGATCCCTCCTTCCGCGTCACCGAGCGGAACACCAAGAACACCGCCGATATACACCTGTTCAACCGCTGGATTCGCGAAACCGCCGATGAATTCGAAGACAAGGTCACCATAGGCGAGATGAACCTCACCCTGCCGGAGCTCGCCAAACATTACGGCACGGCAGAAAAACCTGAGTTTCACCTGCCCTTTAATTTCCGGCTGATTTTCTCCCCCTGGCAGGCCAAAAATGTGGGAGCGCTGGTCTCCGAATTTGAAGCGACCGTACCCGCGCACGGCTGGCCCAACTGGGTGCTCAGCAATCATGATCAGCCCCGCTTCGCAACCCGTGCCGGCAAAGATCAGGCGCGCAACGGCTACCTCTTCCTCCTCACCGTACGCGGCACCCCAACGATTTACTACGGCGATGAACTCGGCATGGAAAGCGTGCCCATTCCCGCCGATAAAGTGCAGGACCCCTGGGAATTACTCTCCCCCGGACTCGGTCTCGGCCGCGACCCGGTCCGTACCCCCATGCGATGGGACAGCGGACCAAACGCTGGTTTCTCCCCTGCGGGCACCGAACCCTGGCTGCCCGTCGGAGCAGACGCCGCACAGCTGAACGTAGCCGAAAGCCAAAAGAAACCGGACAGCATGCTGTGCATGGTCAAAACCCTGATTGACCTCCGTCGCACCCACAAAGTGCTCATCGATGGCGCCTGCACCGTACTAAGCGCAGAAGACGACATCCTCCAATACACGCGGGGCGAAACGGCCAAAGCCGGGGCCATGCTCATCGTGCTCAATTTCAGCAATGAACCCAAAACCATAACCCTCCCCGAAGCTTTTCAGCACGGGGCAGAAATACTCCTGACGACCCGAATGGATGATTCTCCCGCCCTGGCAAACACGCCTCAGCTTTCGCTGAGACCTAACGAAGGATTGCTGATTCGGAAAACAGATTAATACATCAGCAAAAAGCCAGATTGAAGGTAAAATCCCTGCCGCAATTACCGCATCTTTAGGTTGAAGCAGGGCTTTTACCTTTGTAACTTTTGGTATTGTGCATTGCGCGTCAGGCTTTGAAAACAAGGCCTTATCCGTAGCAAAAGCACAACACACCAAAAACAGGCGCTTAAAACAAATCAACTCAATTAGTCAGTACAATAAAAACAAATACCTTACTATTTTAGGCAATATTCGACAAAAAGCTAAAATAATCTAAAACTTTATTTGGCGTTCCGAATAAATGTGCTGATATTTGGCCGTCAACTTTCATCATCAAAATATTTTACATGCGACTACCTCTGGTACCCTCCGGCAAAAAGAAAGCGAGCTATGAAATCCGCGGCATAGTAGACAAAGGCTTTCAGCTTCAGGCATGCGGAAAAAACGTCTTCTGGGAAAACATTGGCGACCCGGTTCAGAAAGGAATGAAGGTACCGGCCTGGATGAAGCAGATCGTGGCAAACGAAGCGCTGCGGGATGAAAGCTACGGCTACTGCGAATCAAAAGGCGTAGCCAAAACCCGGGAGTTTCTCGCATCACGAACCAATGCGTTCGGCGGCGTAACCATCACAAGCGACGACATCACCTTCTTCAATGGCCTCGGCGACGCCATCGCACGCGTATACGGCATGCTGAGTCCGGAAGCACGGGTGCTCATGCCCGCCCCAACCTACCCCGCACATTCCGGTGCCGAATCAAACCGCATCGGGCAGGCCCCGCTGCAGTACACCCTCGACCCCAAGCGCGACTGGCTCCCCGACGCCGATGAAATCCGCAGCATTGTCGCAGCCAACCCGGACGTCTGTGCCATTTTGCTGATCAACCCCGATAACCCAACCGGAAAAGTCTTCCCCTACAGCACCCTGGCCGCTATCGTACAAATTGCGCGCGAATTCGACCTCTTCATCATCTGCGATGAAATCTACGAAAACCTGGTGTACGAAGGCGAAATGGTCCGGCTGTGCGAAGTAATCGGCGAAGTCCCCGCGATTGCCATGAAAGGCATTTCCAAAGAATTCCCCTGGCCCGGCAGCCGCTGCGGATGGCTCGAGTACTACAACCGCGACAAAGACCCCGCCTTTGCAGATTTCTGCGGCCGCATCGATCACGGCAAAATGACAGAAGTTTGCAGTACCTCCCTCCCGCAGCGCGTCATCCCCGCCATCATGAGTCACCCGCTGTATCAAAGCTGGCAGCAGGGTATCAAAGACGACCTGCGCCGGAAAATGTCGCAGGTGCGCGAAGCCTTTCACGATATCGACGGCTTCCACATCTCCGGCGGCGGCGGGGCGTTCTACGCCACCGTACACATCGACTGCGACTTCGCCGGAAGCTGCGTGCCCTACACCTCGCTGAACGATACACAGCTCAACCTCATCCGCAAATGGCTCAAACCCGGCGCCGCGCAGGACTACAAAATTGTGTACTACCTCCTCGCCGTACACGGCATCTGCGTCGTACCGCTGAGCGGCTTCTCAACCCCGCAGTGCGGCTTCCGCTTCACCTTGCTCGAGCAGGACAGCGACCGCTTCAAAGCCTTGCTCGAAGAAATGAAAGCCGGCCTGAGCCTCTGGAGTCAGCACCGCAAACTCGAAGAAAGCGTAGTCGCCTGATCCAAAAAAACTTCCATCCTTGCACCTTCCCGAAGTCGCTGATTCCACGCGGCTTCGGGAAAGGTACAGCCCGCTACTGCAAAACGCAGGTCCGGCACCGGATTCCTGCACATTCCACAAGCTAACCGACGCTTGTTTTTTTTTGGGGAAAACTCCGTGAACATCAGGAGCTTGGGCGACAGATTGAGAGCCCCCAAACCTAAGATAGGTCCCTTGCTTTTTGGGACGGATACCTTCCCAAACACCGGTGTAAACAAAAGCCTGAAGAGCTTGCGTCAGGCTTTCAAACCATCAAGCTTACACACCGATCCACCCGGCCTTGCATTACCCCGGCTTTCAGGTTTCCGGAAAAATTAACAGGCTGACTATCAGCGGGGATAGATTGATTTCTTGGCCGCAAGCAGGGTGTTTTTCATGAGCATAGCCACAGTCATCGGACCCACGCCGCCGGGCACAGGCGTAATCCAGCTGGCTTTTTCTGACACGCTGTCGAAATCACAGTCGCCCGTCAGGCGGTAGCCGCGTTCGGTCGTGTGATCGGCAACCCGCGTAATCCCCACATCAATCACAACAACGCCCTCCTTTACCATCTGCCCTGTAATCAGCCCCGGCTGCCCGACTGCCACAATCAGGATGTCGGCTCCAATGGTGTGTTTGGTCAGGTCTTTGGTAAATTTGTGGCAAATGGTCGTCGTAGCCTTCCCGGTCGTATTTTCCCGGGAAAGCAGAATCGCAGCGGGTGAGCCGACAATATTGCTCGCCCCTACCACGACCGCGTGTTTACCCTTGGTCGTAATGCTGTAGTGCCGGAGCATTTCAATGATACCAGCGGGCGTACACGGGCGAAAGCTCGGCTGCCCGACCGACATCCGACCTACGTTCATGGGATGAAAGCCGTCCACATCTTTGCGGTAGTCTATCGCCTCAATCACAGACAGCGGCGTGATGTGCGCGGGAATGGGCAGCTGCACCAGAATACCATCGGTCGCCTCATCCCGGTTAAACTGCCCGATCACCTCCGTCAGCTCCTGTTCGGAAACCGTATCCGGCAGCACGAGCGTATCCGACACAATGCCCACATCGGCACAAGCACGGGTCTTGGCCCCCACGTATGCAGATGAAGCCGGATTTTCGCCCACGAGAATCACCTGCAGTTTAGGCGCCCGGTTGCCGCGCGCCACCCAGCTCTGCACATCTGCAGCTACCGATTCCCGCACTTTTTTGGCCAGCATAACGCCGTCTAAAATACTTGCCCCCATCTGTTTCTCCGATTATCGCTTGAGATTGAATTTTTTGATTTTGTTGTAAAGATGACT
This genomic stretch from Cyclonatronum proteinivorum harbors:
- the lepB gene encoding signal peptidase I; its protein translation is MADKKKISGRAERARKRTKDSSSKQAQAKTWAREWGEALIWALAAAVIIRALFFGAYRIPTPSMETTLMTGDFLLVSKMHYGARTPQSVGIPFTGVHLPNLRLPSTRLPGFSSIKRNDIVVFNYPIDDGIPSQKTNYIKRAVGMPADTLEIADKMLFVNHEPAEMFETLQFIHEITPLDGLRISTERLRNAGATVIGTRGPQGERLFAHMSPTVAREVESWGSVEAVELFLNQSGGFSTNFRFVRGLSENSTENMPQIVVPFSGQEVALNTDNIGLYADIIERYEGNRLDVRGDRILINGVERNRYTIQRDYYFMMGDNRDNSEDSRAWGFVPDDHIVGKAWVIYFSIDGRSPRFNRILRSIH
- the hisG gene encoding ATP phosphoribosyltransferase; amino-acid sequence: MEPVQTLRIAIQKSGRLTEKTITLLENIGIRFDGYKNRLLVKALNFDVELLLIRDDDIPEYVQDGICDLGVVGANVTLETQADITILKDLDFGHCRLSIASPVSRNINSAKELGGRRIATSYPVLTRKFFDSLGLDVHIIKISGAVEITPRLDVADAICDLVSTGSTLKTNGLRELETILQSQSQLIRTNKPLPQHKVDLIEKFLVRIEGQLLAENSRYIMMNAPKEALDTITRIIPALNSPTVLPLADPSMIAIHTVIPIAKFWEVMEELKAAGATGIVMLPIQNMIN
- a CDS encoding pyridoxal phosphate-dependent aminotransferase: MRLPLVPSGKKKASYEIRGIVDKGFQLQACGKNVFWENIGDPVQKGMKVPAWMKQIVANEALRDESYGYCESKGVAKTREFLASRTNAFGGVTITSDDITFFNGLGDAIARVYGMLSPEARVLMPAPTYPAHSGAESNRIGQAPLQYTLDPKRDWLPDADEIRSIVAANPDVCAILLINPDNPTGKVFPYSTLAAIVQIAREFDLFIICDEIYENLVYEGEMVRLCEVIGEVPAIAMKGISKEFPWPGSRCGWLEYYNRDKDPAFADFCGRIDHGKMTEVCSTSLPQRVIPAIMSHPLYQSWQQGIKDDLRRKMSQVREAFHDIDGFHISGGGGAFYATVHIDCDFAGSCVPYTSLNDTQLNLIRKWLKPGAAQDYKIVYYLLAVHGICVVPLSGFSTPQCGFRFTLLEQDSDRFKALLEEMKAGLSLWSQHRKLEESVVA
- a CDS encoding alpha-amylase family glycosyl hydrolase, producing the protein MSTFTIRNSNNMSDWWKKAVIYHIYPRSFMDANGDGIGDLKGIRKRLDYLKWLGADAIWISPVYPSPMADFGYDVTDHCDIDPIFGSIADMDALIAHAHERRLKVILDFVPNHTSNEHPWFLESKSSRDNPKRDWYYWKDPAPGGGPPNNWLSRFDGKSAWKWDEQTGQYYLHTFLEEQPDLNWRNPEVKSAMTDILRFWFRRGVDGFRVDVSYRVMKHRDFADNPVNPDWKPGMDPSFRVTERNTKNTADIHLFNRWIRETADEFEDKVTIGEMNLTLPELAKHYGTAEKPEFHLPFNFRLIFSPWQAKNVGALVSEFEATVPAHGWPNWVLSNHDQPRFATRAGKDQARNGYLFLLTVRGTPTIYYGDELGMESVPIPADKVQDPWELLSPGLGLGRDPVRTPMRWDSGPNAGFSPAGTEPWLPVGADAAQLNVAESQKKPDSMLCMVKTLIDLRRTHKVLIDGACTVLSAEDDILQYTRGETAKAGAMLIVLNFSNEPKTITLPEAFQHGAEILLTTRMDDSPALANTPQLSLRPNEGLLIRKTD
- the lepA gene encoding translation elongation factor 4, with amino-acid sequence MKHIRNFCIIAHIDHGKSTLADRLLERTGTITEREMQNQVLDDMDLERERGITIKSHAIKMDYTARDGQKYIFNLIDTPGHVDFAYEVSRALKACEGAVLVVDAAQGVEAQTISNLYQAIEQNLEIIPVLNKIDLPGADVEGSAQQVMDLIGCEREDILHVSGKTGLGVDELLEHLIHKVPAPKGGPNKPLKALIFDSVFNSYRGSIVYVRIMDGVLRKGDRMNFMAVEQDYDADEIGYLRMKMTPCDELKAGEVGYIIGSVKSLADTKVGDTITTVKNGATEPIPGYKDVKPMVFSGIYPTNSEDFESLRSALEKLKLNDASLNYVPETSAALGFGFRAGFLGMLHMEIVQERLDREFDMDIITTVPNVEYEIQTTGGKRIAVDNPSDMPEPGLIDKIYEPYIKAQIIAPAEYIGAIMKLCQERRGVYINTMYLDATRVDLTYELPMAEVVFDFYDRLKSSTRGYASLDYEFIGQRPGNMVKLDILLNGEPVDALSSIVHRDKAYEWGKKLCAKLKELIPRQMYEVAIQAAIGKKVIARDTIRAMRKDVIAKCYGGDITRKRKLLEKQKEGKKRMKQVGSVEIPQEAFLAVLSMNDN
- the folD gene encoding bifunctional methylenetetrahydrofolate dehydrogenase/methenyltetrahydrofolate cyclohydrolase FolD; this translates as MGASILDGVMLAKKVRESVAADVQSWVARGNRAPKLQVILVGENPASSAYVGAKTRACADVGIVSDTLVLPDTVSEQELTEVIGQFNRDEATDGILVQLPIPAHITPLSVIEAIDYRKDVDGFHPMNVGRMSVGQPSFRPCTPAGIIEMLRHYSITTKGKHAVVVGASNIVGSPAAILLSRENTTGKATTTICHKFTKDLTKHTIGADILIVAVGQPGLITGQMVKEGVVVIDVGITRVADHTTERGYRLTGDCDFDSVSEKASWITPVPGGVGPMTVAMLMKNTLLAAKKSIYPR